From the Solanum lycopersicum chromosome 10, SLM_r2.1 genome, one window contains:
- the LOC101254542 gene encoding cyclase-like protein 1: MTNPNNSQYSLLLLLAAVLTLVCVASASEAASRLDLQKITREERNYMKKKVIDISHKYVPDLPAYDSKSGLGNYIKLKTSIKLGDLYNFSVFKLTTHSGTHVDAPGHFNETLFESGYDVVSLHLQTLNGPVLVVDTPRNKNITDEVMRSLNIPRGVKRVLFRTSNTDRRLMYKKEYDSSYSAFTSDGAEYLAQNTDIKLVGVDYLSVAISPKDELLKVHQHLLNSKDIIPVEGLNLDDAVPGVYTIHCLPLRLVHGDGSPTRCILFQ; encoded by the exons ATGACTAATCCCAACAATTCACAGTACTCCCTTCTCCTTCTGCTTGCTGCCGTACTGACACTAGTCTGTGTGGCAAGCGCCTCTGAGGCAGCGAGCAGATTAGATCTACAAAAAATcacgagagaagagagaaattatatgaaaaagaaaGTGATTGACATTAGCCACAAGTATGTTCCTGATTTGCCTGCTTATGATTCCAAAAGTGGACTTGGAAACTATATAAAACTTAAGACTAGCATTAAGTTGGGTGATCTGTATAATTTTTCTGTTTTTAAACTTACTACTCATTCTGGTACACACGTTGATGCTCCTGGACATTTCAATGAGACATTATTCGAGTCGGGTTACGATGTTGTTTCACTTCATCTCCAAACTTTGAATG GTCCAGTTCTTGTAGTAGATACTCCACGGAACAAGAATATTACAG ATGAAGTTATGAGGTCATTGAACATACCTCGAGGAGTGAAACGTGTTCTTTTTCGAACATCAAACACAGACAG GAGGCTGATGTACAAGAAAGAATATGATTCGTCGTATTCTGCATTCACCTCAGACGGAGCAGAGTATTTGGCCCAGAATACTGACATCAAACTCGTTGGTGTTGATTACTTATCTGTTGCCATTAGTCCCAAGGATGAGCTCCTTAAAGTTCATCAACATCTTCTTAATTCTAAA GATATTATTCCAGTGGAAGGTCTCAACCTCGATGATGCAGTCCCAGGAGTTTATACAATTCACTGTCTACCGTTGAGGCTGGTTCATGGAGATGGTTCACCTACCAGGTGCATCCTCTTCCAGTAA